One part of the Bacteroidota bacterium genome encodes these proteins:
- a CDS encoding DUF3298 and DUF4163 domain-containing protein, which produces MKAQAFLFYIVFSILISAQPVTFEMKTFEKVYNGKNGNKDSLFVFKITYPEFTGKDGFVISATKMNENVSNLTMGQKEGEGLMEQFNSMVAFISEEEDSAWFFGNWSFTTQITPVMISDEIMAFYFSHDEYMGGAHPNYFMGALNFLVKTGEEITFDQIFIPGAKDELNRLGEVIVRKEREIPANQTLTDYGYWFENDKFELNENFSISQDAITFTFNPYEVGPYALGPTDIKFPWSSIKHLVRKDGPLAKTAGK; this is translated from the coding sequence ATGAAAGCTCAAGCGTTCCTTTTTTATATCGTTTTTTCAATTCTCATTAGTGCACAACCCGTGACTTTTGAGATGAAGACATTCGAAAAAGTTTATAATGGCAAAAATGGGAATAAAGATTCTCTTTTTGTGTTTAAAATTACTTACCCTGAATTTACCGGGAAAGATGGTTTCGTTATTAGTGCTACAAAGATGAATGAGAATGTATCCAACCTTACTATGGGTCAAAAGGAGGGAGAAGGTCTCATGGAGCAGTTTAATTCAATGGTTGCTTTTATTTCAGAGGAAGAGGATTCAGCCTGGTTTTTTGGAAACTGGAGTTTCACCACTCAGATTACGCCCGTGATGATTTCGGACGAGATCATGGCCTTCTATTTCTCACATGACGAGTATATGGGTGGAGCGCACCCTAATTATTTTATGGGGGCACTAAACTTCCTGGTGAAGACAGGCGAGGAAATTACCTTCGATCAAATTTTCATTCCCGGAGCAAAGGACGAGTTAAACAGGTTGGGTGAGGTGATAGTCAGGAAAGAAAGGGAAATACCGGCAAATCAGACACTTACCGACTACGGCTACTGGTTTGAGAATGATAAATTTGAACTGAATGAAAATTTTAGCATTTCCCAGGATGCGATAACATTTACTTTCAATCCTTACGAAGTGGGTCCTTATGCACTTGGTCCTACAGATATCAAATTCCCCTGGTCGAGTATTAAACATCTGGTCAGGAAAGACGGACCACTAGCAAAAACAGCAGGAAAATAA